GCTTATTACAAGTACAGATTCTTAGGTCTCATCTAAGAGATTTTGATTTGGTTGTtaagggggagggacaaagaatttgcattttgaacAGAAGGCCCATGTAATTCTGATACAAATAAATGTTTGACAACTCTAACGTACATAGATTAATACTTCCCCAAAGATGCTAATGgtgcttcattaaaaaaaaaaaaagtactggttCAAATTAGGAAATACTACATACTAAACAAAATATTCCTTTCTCGGAGATTTATAATGTACATTAGCACATTAAAAGTCCTGCAGTAAAGAAACGGTTTTCACTCAGCACTTTCCAACTTATTtcccgtgcacacacacacacaaaaattacgGTGCCCCTATTTAGATCTCTTAGAACTATGTACTATGGAGCAAAGGTTGGGCAGAGCTGAAACAGAGGATTCTGACCAGGTGAATATGCTCTGCAAACCCACTGAATGGCTAAGGAAATGTCTGGAAAAAGACAGCAACATCAATGACTCGGGGGGATATGGCGGCATCCGCTGATTTCCTCCTAGTAAAGTCTAAAGCCATCTATGATGTCCTAGTTTCCAAGCAGACTGCCAGAAGCTTCCTTACTCTCAAGTAACACACCATGGCTCTGCGATGTTATTTCTGGTCACCAACTCTATGTGGTAACCACAGCTGCCAGAGACAGTCGAAGTGCCCAGAGTTCAAAGCATCAAGGAgcagaaacagaaggggaaaGACAAAGAGGACGTATCTTTGcccacatttatttatctttattgcTATCACATGTTCAGCACAGAGCATTGGCAGTTGGGGAAATTCCTCCTAGCAACAAAAGAAGCCTCAGACAGTCAATGAAAGTATAAAAAGATAGGAATCTAAGAGCTTCCCATCCCCCTGAGGTGCCTATTATATGGTTGGGGGAGTTCTGGAAccctgccttcttccttctgtgCTGGTGAGCCAAGGGAATTTGCACAACCCCACATGCCACCTCCTTCCTTAGCAAGGAACGGCACAGAGCAGGAATATGAGGGAGCTGGACAAGTCAAGGCAGCACAGTGATTCTGAGCCAATCGGTCTGTGTGCTGAATATTTCAAGATGTCCATACTGCCCTAATCAATGCATATGCTTCTCTCCCCCTGGTATTAGCTTAATTACTTCCAtaccccccacctccacttccCATATGCCACATGGGGACACATACATCCCATCTAGAGGGGATTTCAGCAATGTGTTCCAAATGCCTCTTTTATATCCCAAACCATCTCAGAGCTTTTTAATACTACTGTCCAACAGCACAAGTATTTTCTCagtcattccacaaatatttcctgaTTGCCTACAAAGGTTCCAGGGTACCGTGTTAGACCCTGGAAACACAAGAGTAGAAGTAGGAGATTGCTCATTCCTAGTGAATCTTGggcctaaaaaacaaaaacaaacacaacaaacaaacctGAATTTTAAGTTTAGCCTGTCAGTGCATAGACAAATCCAATTATCAGCagcataaagaaatataaaagggaaagagGTTTCGTCCTCCTCCTTGAAGAGTTTTATGGCTCAGAGCACCAAGCAAATGAAAGCATTTGCATCTCAAGAGTCCTAATGGGTCCAGCAGCTTACACGAGTGTCTACAGTTAACAGTACAGCCTGGAATTAATAACAAATGATCAAGAGTGGGCAGAACAGAATGCCAGGACCTCTATTTCCCTGGAAGGCCAACCCCTGTTTGCTTGATCCGCAAACAAGCAGATTCTCACACTGGCATTCTCTGACCTGAGAGATGAATACCAATAAATGCACCAGAGTTAATGCAACTTTAACTAGTTAGTtagccaaaatataaaaattctatgaGGATAACTAGGTGGGTTTAGAGTCTAGTCCTAAGAAAACCAGCAAGATCAAATCTAACATTTCACCAAGACAAATTTCCCTAGCATGTGGTATGTGTACCACTGAGGTCCACAAAATAAGTATAAGTAGtccactaattattttttaatttcaaggagGTTCTTGGATATGGAAAAAGACACTGTAGGTATGgtggaatttaaggaaacatCAACATGGTGTTACCCAGCATTCAAAGACAGTCCTAGAAAAAGCCTCTGCAAACTTTCTGAGCTTGGGTGGGATGCACCAAAATATGCAAGAAGCCGGCCACAGACTTACCCACACAGGTTGGAAATATGTCCTCATTGTTGATCTGGACCTCAATCCAATCCATAAGAAGGTTCATGTACTGAGGAGCTGGGAGGGCAGTTGGCTTCTTGTACTTGAGGTCATCCTGCCACCGATATTCATATTTGGGGCCCCCTGACATCACAGGGCAGGTCTGCTCAGTGCAGAACTCGCAGATGGTGCCATAGATGAGGTTGATCCGATTGAAGAAGTCTACCACGTGCACCGCCACCCAGTCGTTCTGGTCCTCCCCATTGGGCAGCTGCACAGCTGCCTTCAGATCCACACCGGAGTTGAGGGACGCCTGAGCCCGTTTGTGGAGCTCAAATCTCTGCGTGCCAggttcaaatttcctcttgggcCGGAAGGTCTTGTCCTTGTTGAACACTTGCTTCAAGGCTATGGACATggtcttctccttctcttccttttttttgcaGGAAGCAAAAAGGCACCTAGAACTTTTCAGGGAGAGGTCACAACCCAGCAGGGTTTTCCACTGCCAGCCCTCTGGCCCCAGGCTTGCGGTCTGCAGCTTTTAATCTCTTTTAGGCGGCCCCCTCCATCTTCCTTTTGAATAGTCTCCAAGAGAACCTCATGTTTCTTCCTAAAGTCTGTAGAGAAAAGGGTCTTATTAGCATCCAATCTGCACGTAAGAAATGTCAAATGCTGAGATCTGATTTCCACCTTGCTTCTGCCAGTACCTACTTCCACCCAGGTATAAAGATACTGAGGACATGCCAGACCCCTGAACATGTGTAATGGTGATTCAAACCACACAAATAACTCTTTTTCTTCATGGCCTTGATCAAATCTCTCGCAACTCTTCCTCTGTGGTCATAGGCTAATGGATTCTCCAAGATATTAACATGAACACATTAGTCAGGCCCCAGCCCCATCTCACACATGCGCCTTTCTAGAGCAtctgccccactccccactaTGCCTTTATTGAGTAAGCACAGGATCACCATCCCGTGCTCTTAAACATAACTGAATGGAGCAGGGGTGGAGCCAAGCTGGCTAATAAGAATATTTCTCCTGGGAAAGGGAAATTCttctatactgttggtgggaatgtaagctggcttagccactctggaaaaaagcatggagattcctcaaaaagttgaaaatagagctgcacTACAACCCAGCAagcacactactgggtatttaccctaaagatacaaatgtagtgatctgaagggccacatgcacctgaatgtttacagcagcaatgacaatagccaaaccatggaaagaacctagatgtctatcaacagatgaatggataaagaagatgtgatatatataacacacaatggagtactatgcagccatcaaaaagtccctcaaaatcttgccatttgcaatgacgtggatagaactagagggtattatgctaagcgaagtaagtcaatcagagaaagacaattatatgatctcactgttacaaggaatttgagaaacaagacagaggatgaTAGGGAagtaagggaaaaatgaaacaaaatgaaaccagagagggagacaaactataagagactcttaatcacaggaaacaaactgagggttctggagtggaggagagtgggagggatggaggggctgggtgatggacattggggagggtatgtgctgtggtgagtgctgggaattgtgtaagactgatgaatcacagatctgtacccctgaaacaaataatacactatatgctaatttaaaaaaaagagtatctctCTTTGGAATTTGGGATCAGGGCCCAGACTTTTTCAGGCATTGTTCCTGAGAAACAATGAAAACTGGGCCTGGCTGAACCCTATCTGGACCACATGCAGTGCAGTTAAGAAAGTTGCtctgcagacagaggaagaaggagagaagaaccaggaaggaaggagaataaaggtgcggagagagaaggaaggggagagaaggaaggggagagaggagaaggaaaacgTCACTGACATACAGAAGAACAGATACAAGAGCACAAGTGGCTACAGGGAGAAAAAgataagagacaaagagaaacagTGAGGAGAGTGGCTTTGTGAGTTCCTCATAATCTTTTAGAAATTagttccagtaattttttttctttttagttccaGTTATTTTTGAAGTCTAGCTGTGATTCCAGCCCTTGAGATCCATAGGTTTTCCCTGGATTAGTCAGATAAAttcttaggtggctcagtcaactgggtggttcagttggttaagccatcTGTCCTTGgctgaggtcacgatcccagggtcctgggctcgagccccacatcgggttccctgctcagcggggagcctccttcttcccctccctctgccccctacttgtgcatgctcactctctctagtgctctctctcaaataaaaaaataaaatctttaaaaaaaattaatctcttgcTTTACTTCAGCTGACTTCagagggtttttctttctttccaagaaTCCTTAACTCTGACAGCATTTATCACCTCTATAATATTTCATCCTTTTCATCTTTGCTGTCATAACCTAGAATTCTAAGGCATGGGTGTACAACAAAACTTTCTGTGATAATGCAAATGTTCTATATCTTTGCTGTCCAATATAGTCccactagccatatgtggctagcGAGCacatgaaatgtggctagtgtggcTGAGGAAATGAATTTCTCATGTTATTGAAGTTGAACAAATTGAAATTCAAATAGCCACATGCAGTTAATGGCTACCATTTTGGAAAGTGTAGTTTTGGTCTTCCGTGCTCTCTTTACTACCTCATTTGACCTTACAAAATCCTAATGTGGTTTATAGTAGATTTGTAGTAGTTGTCACTATCCCTGGATCTCTAAGAGATAAAGTTACTTGCCTAACAATGTCCCATAGCTATCATGGGCATAATTAGGATCAAAATCAAGTTTCTTGATTCCTAGTAAATGTTCTTTGCACGCAGACTTATATTCTAAAAAGTGATGTCCTTCAACCTTTCTTTCTTGCTGGTTCCTGAAGCCCCTTTAACCCAGACTTTCCATCCACAAATTCCCTAAAGACCACAAGTACTGACTGGCTGGATGTAAAGATGGTATCCTGTGGCTTGGAAACAGACAGCAGATAACTGAACCATCCATGGATCACGTCCTAGCACAATGGACCGCCAGCTGTGGCCAGATTCAGAAGAGCCCATGACGGAATCTGCTCCAATGGACTTCGGGCACGGATCCCACTGTGTTGCATTTGCCCCCACTCAGATGGGGTTCTGCTATTCCACACTCAAACACGGCTTGGCGACGCATTCAATCTTAAGTTATTTAGGTAAAAGCATAAAATCAAAAACACCTGAgacatgtgtactctctctcataggctgctctgtgctcagaacCGCTGATGATTCAGGTGCCTGCCTCCTCCCGGCCACCCTCCGCAGCCCCTGTCTGCTCactgcctccctctttttttttttttttaaagattttatttattcatttgacagagatcacaagtaggcagagaggcaggcagagagagaggaggaagcaggctccctgctaagcagagagcccgatgcagggctcgatcccaggactctgggatcatgacctgagccgaaggcagaggctttaacccactgagctacccaggtgcccctcactgcctccctcttatctctctctcttcctattaGCTTTCTTTCCACTGAAATGCCACGGGGACCAGGTGgggttttcctcctcctcctcacatgGCATTGAGCACAAACACCTCCCATAAAGAGGTCCACGTGGAAAAGCAGGTTCTGTGGCCCTCTCTGCCTGAGATCGTCTGTGAAATCACACTGCTGGGGTGCTTCAAACTATCAGCACGAAGGAAATCACCATGCAAACTCTGCAAAcctcaggaaaagaaagaggcaatCTTTCCCTGAAAGAAATACCTTCCCAAAGGCTTGGTTGGCctgtaaagatgagaaaactgagggccCTAAAAGtgcttttccaaaaaatatgaGCTAGAGGTTTGGAAGATAGAGAAGGGAtggtgagggttttttttttttttttctttttcctttaaaatacccaacagtggggtacctgggtggcccagtcagtgaaGCCTAAGGTCATGGAGTCAGGGGTCTCGAGATGGAGCCTGACTTGGCACTACGCTCAGCACAGAGGCTGCtcaggattctgtctctccctcctcctctgcccctccccctgcgtgtgcacacacacacacactctctctcttgttctctcaaataaataaattaattaaatcttttttaaaaacccaacttcaggatgcctgggtggctcagtcagttaagcgtctgccctcggcttaggttgtgatctcaggggtcctgggatcatgttccAAgcggctgcttctccctctgcctgcggctccccggctctctctctctctctctcaaataaataaataaaaccttcaattaaaaaaaaaaagatcaaaacaaTAGTCCCTCTGTATCACAAAGGCTTAATTGCTGACAGAAAAGCAGCAACCACCCACCAGCCGCCCCTTCTTGTCTCCAGCAAGTAAGACTTGCTGTTCTGTTATTCTGACAATGAGGGGGCCATCAGTTACCATGGTCCTCAGAACAATCTTCTTTCATTGCCTTACATGACCCTTGCTATCACTTGCTGGGCTGTTTCCCTGAGGTCTGGAGGATCTGCCTGCATGGACACCAAGCTGAAACCTTCCTCCATACACCGGCAGGCTCCTGTGCACACCCGGGAAAGACCTGCTAGCACCTCTGAGGACAGGGCGTGAATGACACAGAATAATCACAGCGACTCCTTGTCACGGAGCCCGGCAGTGGCTGGTACTCACAAACACTTCAGTAAATAGTAAAACCTCATGTGAAGTTTAGAGATTTTTCTTCCAGAGACACTTAATCAACTTGAAGCTATCAGTCTCTTGAACTGGCTGGGCATTTATTCAGGACTTTAACCAGCTTGAAAGTCATGCCTCCTTTTTGCCCCAATGTAGAAAGGCTTTACTGgacgggggaaaaaaaatcatctttgcaGGATTTATTTCTCAATCATGTCCCTTAATGTGCCGCGACTGTGTACCATTTATTAAACTCTAATATGCACCAGATCGTTTACGtatattattaccattttaatcCCCACTACAGTCTTGTATGGTGGATGTTTCTATGACCACTTAGcatagaaagaaactgaggctgaagtAGATTAAATAGTTTGGCAGAAATCACAAAATTGGTAGATGGTAAGGCTAAATTTTGAACCCAGAACTCTTTGGCACTGAAACaaacgtgatttttttttctcactaacaCTGCTTTAAAATCTcatgaacatttttatgttttcaaagctCCTCACAACAAGACTAGAAAGGAAACTAGAACAGGTGGTATTTTTTTATCTCTAATTTTACGGATAAGGAAACAAACTCTGGGTCTCCTCTAGCGCTCGCATTAACCATTCTGACATGCTCAAACACAAGGATGTGTCTTCTGCTCAAACTTTTTCACCTAGAATAAAGTTCCCTGGAGACGGGACAGATTGGTGGTTGGGTTCCCATGTTTAAAAACATCGGCAATCCAGAACGGATAATAACAATTTCATCACACCACTGAATAGCTGAACCAAAAGGCACCTATGTCTTTATTTGACTGTCAAATGCTGTATTAGGGCAGATACCCAGAGGAGTTCTGAAATGAACAAGGGAACAGGAAACCCACCTGGCCTTACTGACCAACTCAGAGACCCATCAAGACCCCTGCCTGTAATTTATACACTGTGCTTATTAAAGGGTTAGAGCAGTGCTTCATTGATGTGAAGctggaatcttgttaaaatgcaggttcagatccagtaggtctggggtgaggtCTAagcttctgcatttctttttgtttttttttttttaataagattttttatgtatttatttgacaaagagagatcacgagcaggcagagaagcaggcagagagagagagagagagaggaggaagcaggctccccgctgagcagggagcccgatgcgggactcgatcccaggaccctgagatcatgacctgagctgaaggcagaggctttaatccactgagccacccaggcatcccagcaacTGCATTTCTAAAAAGCTCCCTGGTGATGTCAAATCTACTGTCCTTAGAGGACACTTTAGGTCACTaagagagcttgttagaaatgcatgCACTCATGCCTCGCGCCAGACCTAGCAGATCTAAGTCTGCACTTTAACAAAATCTCAGAAGTATACACTTTGAGGAGCACAGAGTTGGAGGGCTGCCTGACTGGCTGGGCAAAGGGATGACAACATAAATTTCCATTTGTTGTTTCGTCAACAGTTTGCTTCATAATCATTGtcttcagttgtgtgtgtgtgtgtttaagaagaATGGGGGGAAACTCACTGTTTTGAATACAAATGCCTTGACAGATGGTGCCCAGGACCAGGTCTATTGAACTGGACTGATTTGGAGAGCACAGTGCCCAGAATCCAGGAGGCAGCCAGTGAATAGCTCTCCATAAATGCCAGACAGAACCTGGACGCCGCTAATAGGGCTGCAGCCTCGTGCAGGAAAGCTTCTTTGGCTGATGTTAATGTAACGTTAGCAACAACACAGTTGTTATTCTCTATCTTTGTCCAGTCTCCGAAATGAAGGAACAAGtcctaagttttgtttttatgttatgaATAGCATCCAGTATAATGCTGGTTCTCAATAAAATTCTGAAGCCAATTGCTCAATCAATGGATATCTACTAAAGACCTTTAATGTGCCAGACTCAAGGCTAGGCACCACAGACACAGAGCTAATGAAAACTTGGTGTCTGCCTTTGAAAAGTCCACAATCTGCTGTCTGGTTTGAGGTTGGTGTATTGGCTTTTGCTTTATAAGCCACAAAGTTAAATGCACCAACATGGCTAGTGATGTGATTTCTTCACAGGATTACTCCAGTTGGGAATGAAAAGGACAATGAAGAATGAAGTtttatggaaagagaaaaatggaaacccAAATAAACAGCATAAAATTGACAGGAGCTCCATGTGTTCTCCATATTTTCTGCTTAATAGATCAATTATAGCAATAAAACATGTGCACTATAAAAATATGCAGAGAGAATTCGGCTGGGCTGCAAGGGAATGTTGACAAGGTAACTAGGCAACCCTGGCAGGgaaagttcttatttttcttttcctattgatGTCTTCTGccttattatttgaaaattcacattcaaattcaaattgccaggatgaggaagaaataaagcaattttCTCATTCACCCTTGAGAGATCCATCTTCTCTAGCTGTGACCACCTCTAAAGAGATGTTGGTAGTACGGGACAGTACTACAGTTGGTAGTACAGTGGGcaggacagaaggagaaaaaccaaagCTGATACAAGTTGGGAGAAAGAAGTTCAGTATCTCATCTATGGGATGGAGAACTCCTTCTGGAAGGATCAGCCAACAGGGCAATTCACCCCAGGAAGCTAAGGGAAATGCCCTAGAAGTGCCCCACACATGGGGTGTTCCATGTCATTTTCAGTGCTGGGGTCCCAGAAGCTaggatggtgcctggcacagagccaacGTCACTGAATGTTGGCTGATGAACAGAGGACAGTAAATGAAGGATCCTTTACATCCAAGTGAaaccaaaaagtgaaaacaaactgAACCTCCTATACTTTAGTTATCTGGGGACGCCCACCCACATCTGCAAGCTCACTGCCAACTCACTGAGGTCCAGTCCTACCAGCTGCTGTGCCGCTCTGAAGGCTCCCGTCCTCAAAGACGAAGGTATCTGTCCCACTTCTTTCTCAAATGGGCTGCTCCTTTCCCATGTGTTACCTAAAATTCCAGCTCTTCAGAACTGAAGAATGACTAAGTCTGATATCTTATCTTCCCACCATTTTTCTTTATGGCTAGAATAGTGCATGGAACTCTTCGTTGATACTCCAGAAGCCAAATAAAAGCAGATAAGGTTTTTATCTTAGAggactgtgtgtatgtgtgtgtgtgcgcgtgaaCATGCACACGCATAAGATGAATATCATGTGACCTTCCCAGGCTCCACTAAAGGACATGCCTAAAAACGTGATTTCATCAACCTTTTTGTACTGTTTTACTTCTGCCAACTCATTAAATGCTATCTTTGCTCATAAGACAACCCCAACTTAGAGAGATTCCTGTCTCAGAGGCCATATCACTGCATTTTAGATTAGCTGGGAGAAACATGGCTGCCTCAATTTAATCTTCAAAGATATGCACGATTTCTAAGCTTCCAAATGCCCGTGTTATTTCCGAACCAGGTGAAGTCAGCATAAGCAGGTGAAACCCTACAGAggcctctctatctctctctctcacacgccCCATCATTTTCTGGCTCTTCAATATCCATACAAGTTAACACTCTCACTCGTTCCCTCACTCATTTATTTAGTCACCAGCGCAGACATGCTAGCACTGAAAATGGGAGTAAACATTCCAAAGATGGAAACATCACATGTCACCTTGTTATACTGCAGAGACAGCAACAGCAGTGATGGATCGGGCACATGTGCTCACAGCAGGCACCTGTACTGAGCCACCATTTCACAGACACGGGATCCTCACCATTCGGAAGAGGATGCGTGATGGTGAGAACCAGCAAGAAGAGCAGAAGGATAGGAGAAGGTGAGATTTATTTGGTAGGGTTTAATTCACCACATACTCACATTCTGCTGAAGAAAAcgcagcctttaaaaaaaaaaatgttttcttaaagagAATAATATTCTCTGAGATACAGGCTTTCTGGAGGCCGGTAGAGATTGGCTTGGATTCTCCATAATAAGGAAGATGGCAAATCTTTGATCCAAACTTGGGCAGGGTGGATCCGATCTTGCcaccattaattttttaaaggggaaaatgaacTTCTCCAAGTCAGTAACCACTTGCTCTATTACTTCCAAATTTTTGGActatctagaaaatatttttatggttaaaaaaaagacataggatTTGAGAACCCAATATGTAAGGCATGTACAAACAAGGGCATGGAGGATAAGAAGGGAATGACAAAACAAAGCTAATAGAatagttgaaatttaaaaactgaggcagattttttttaatttttaaaaataaacaatttaatttttaacattagtATAATACTAACctagattttcagatttttactcagattttttaattcatttcatgtCAGTTTCAGAAAGTTAGGCCTTTTAAGTAAGTTTTCCATTTCATGTTTGGTGAATTTATTGACATTAagtttcataatattcccttatgattcttttaatgtctgtAAGATTTGCAATAACAACCCTATGTTGATTTAAATATTGCTAATTTGTATTATGCTTCTGCTGTGGAACAAATGTGTGCCCCAAAAATTCATATGCAAAGCTCTAACCCCCAGTGATGGTAAtaggaggtggagcctttgggaggtaattgggTTCAGATGAGATCATGGGAGTGGGGCCCGATCTTGGAATCAGCACCTTTatatgaagaggaagaaacatcAGAGCTTACTCTCTCTGCTACCTGAGGACAAGGGAAAAGGCAGCcttctacaagccaagaagaggGCTCTTACCAGAACCTAACCATGCTGGCAAGgtttttccagcctccagagctatgaaaagtaaatttctgttgtttaaccccaaaaaagaaaaagattaaggcaagttaaaaaaatgtatttttactttttaaagcacaGGTGTACACCAATTGGTGTGATGTCACTCAGAACCTCTATCGGATACGGGGATAAAGGTCATTGTCAATtaccatttccttctttctctctgagacagagtaTGACAATTCTTTCTTGGGAAAGTCctgctttaaaggaaaaatgttcacATTCAAGGAAGTCGGTTCCTGTAACTGTCAAAAGACTTATTTACTCTTAGCCACTCTAAGTGAATGTGAGTCTCAGGATCTGGAAAATTTTTATCCCTGGCACTATGGGAACTTGTGTATGACATCTGGAACCACTGCAAGAGATCTGTGaagggggacagagagaacaaAATGGGCTAGAAGACTGGAAATTGGAAAATACAgttctaattttcaaaagaatactATTTTAAGCTTGAAGAGATGGGTAAAATTGACACCAATCACAGGCAAGATTTAGAACAATATAGCCCAGGAGCTCAGAGCACAGCATCTAGAGAGGGTTGTTGTGATATTTCAAGAGGGTATATGTAAAATGTTTGGAACACAATAGGCACTGAGTAATCTGGTCTGCTATCATCATTATCACTCTTTGAGTCATATTATGATGCAAGTTTTTTAACAGTCAGATTCTTGAGAGGCCAAACAGACACTGAAACCTAAGAATGCTTAAAATTCTATTCAACCTGATTATGTAACAGTAACAATAATTAACATTTACTTACTTtgcatctattttaatttttgtaacaaCCCCATGGGTTAGGCATTATTATTCTCCCCCACATTTTGCACTTACAGAAACCTGAGACACAGCAAGATTAAAACTTTGTCCCAGGTTGTAGAACTGGTTAAGTAGCCAAGCTGACTCCAAAACTCTGACCTTAATTAAGACTCCCTCTTTAGATCATTGGGTAGTtcacaataaaaaacaaagaaacaaaacaaaaacagaggaccTTCTAAGGCCTATCTAaggaggttggggggaagggatgggagaaaCCAAAGACTTAGCCCTATTGTACCTGGTCACGGACCACTCCCAAAGACATGTTATTTCTTGAACTTTGGTGGTTTAAGAGAAGATCTGGATCCAGCAGCTGGAAATGATTCTAACTGGCTTTGTCTTTGGACAAGACACCCTTGATGAGCCTCAGTTTTGTCTTTAAAGGTAATGGTGCTTCTCTCTCAAGATTACTGCGAACATTAAAGAGATAATGCCTGTGAAAGCACTCCACCCATGGAAAACCATTATGCAGTTATTGACATGGGGACTGGTGACAAAGGGGACTATAACTTTGGACAGAACATGAAGAAATTACATGAGTAACAGAAAATGACTCCTTCAATGCAAATATGTGTTTAGGAGTAAGAAAcagggtgagggaagggggaCAATGGGAACCCTGcataagaggaaacaaagaaatcaaatgcTTCCTTCCTGCTTAATTTGGAGTTCTAATTAGAAGTCTTTCTAAttctctggcaaaaaaaaaaacagtaatctAAGTGATGTGATGATGAGTCAA
This DNA window, taken from Lutra lutra chromosome 13, mLutLut1.2, whole genome shotgun sequence, encodes the following:
- the MOB3B gene encoding MOB kinase activator 3B, with the protein product MSIALKQVFNKDKTFRPKRKFEPGTQRFELHKRAQASLNSGVDLKAAVQLPNGEDQNDWVAVHVVDFFNRINLIYGTICEFCTEQTCPVMSGGPKYEYRWQDDLKYKKPTALPAPQYMNLLMDWIEVQINNEDIFPTCVGVPFPKNFLQICKKILCRLFRVFVHVYIHHFDRVIVMGAEAHVNTCYKHFYYFVTEMNLIDRKELEPLKEMTSRMCH